A genomic region of Vitis vinifera cultivar Pinot Noir 40024 chromosome 7, ASM3070453v1 contains the following coding sequences:
- the LOC100266317 gene encoding uncharacterized protein LOC100266317 has translation MSDHEDVSPLIAPSPMAEPSEIDLEAGQGEQIQCRICLETDGRDFIAPCKCKGTSKYVHRECLDHWRAVREGFAFAHCTTCKAPYHLRVHVVADRKWRTLKFRFFVTRDIIFIFLAVQLVIASFAYLVYLIDGFQQFWLRLAWGFDSEISFYYICGALLFFALLGLSGCFITCYDRRVRNDLAQPCRELCLCCCQPGMCADCHLPGTLCMWTDCTTCFESCASTAGECGCLGGAGEAGLPLLFIMALIVLGLFTVIGIFYSVLVATMVGQRIWQRHYHILAKRMLTKEYVVEDVDGEMTGSEWSPPPLPSEHVQQLKALGLL, from the exons ATGTCGGATCATGAGGATGTTTCTCCTCTCATCGCTCCTTCTCCGATGGCCGAACCCTCCGAGATCGACCTCGAAGCCGGTCAGGGAGAGCAAATCCAGTGCAGAATTTGCCTCGAAACCGATG GTAGGGATTTTATTGCTCCTTGCAAGTGTAAAGGGACATCCAAGTACGTTCACCGGGAATGTTTGGATCATTGGCGAGCTGTGAGG GAAGGGTTTGCATTTGCTCATTGCACAACCTGCAAGGCCCCTTATCATTTGAGAGTTCATGTTGTTGCTGATAGGAAATGGCGAACGTTGAAATTTCGGTTCTTTGTGACTAGAgacattatatttatatttctggCAGTTCAGCTT GTAATTGCTTCATTTGCATATTTGGTGTACTTAATAGATGGTTTCCAGCAGTTCTGGCTTCGACTAGCATGGGGTTTTGACAGTGAAATTAGTTTCTACTACATATGTG GAGCACTGTTGTTTTTTGCTTTGCTGGGATTATCTGGGTGCTTCATAACTTGCTACGATCGAAGGGTGCGAAATGATCTGGCTCAGCCTTGTCGAGAGTTATGTCTTTGTTGCTGTCAGCCCGG AATGTGTGCAGACTGCCATTTACCAGGCACTCTTTGTATGTGGACTGACTGCACAACATGCTTTGAAAGTTGTGCAAGCACAGCAGGTGAATGCGGCTGCTTAGGAGGTGCTGGCGAGGCAGGCTTGCCATTGTTATTTATTATGGCTTTGATTGTACTAGGACTGTTTACTGTGATTGGCATATTCTACAGCGTATTGGTGGCTACAATGGTTGGACAACGCATTTGGCAGAGGCATTATCACATACTTGCAAAGAGGATGCTGACAAAA GAGTACGTTGTTGAGGATGTTGACGGTGAGATGACAGGGTCTGAGTGGTCACCCCCGCCTCTACCATCTGAGCATGTTCAGCAGCTGAAAGCACTTGGCCTCCTATGA
- the LOC100266260 gene encoding UBP1-associated protein 2B isoform X2: MAKTKKSKKQKLTKKTPKKIEKKLKSKKVEKALATKPSDSDSDSDSGFDKLQKLLEPYSKDQLIGFISDAAASDSSLFQRIRETADRDVSHRKIFVHGLGWDTTRETLLAAFEPYGQIEDCNVVTDRNTGKAKGYGFVLFKTRQGAVKALKQPGKKINNRMTQSQLASMGPSPPPQSQDTVGRKIYVSNVQADVDPERLRSFFAKFGEIETGPIGFDTQTGKSRGFALFVYKNQESARKALEDPYRIFEGHQLHCQKATEGKNKVPAQPQPQLAAVAATQNFMLSQHPTLNTLYSGLLAHPNASMIGAAAVNPAVAGAMNPGVISSSQVGSVIGSVEGLGGYGTHGVAGFGGTPSVLGPPSLGLQHAYPSTQLGQSSVGRVQGTGVGTFGGYPSYM, from the coding sequence ATGGCCAAGACCAAGAAATCGAAGAAGCAAAAGCTCACTAAAAAGACTCCTAAGAAGATCGAGAAAAAGCTTAAATCCAAGAAGGTGGAAAAAGCCCTAGCCACCAAACCTTCCGATTCCGACTCCGATTCAGACTCCGGCTTCGACAAGCTCCAGAAACTTCTCGAACCTTACTCTAAGGATCAACTCATAGGCTTTATTTCCGATGCCGCCGCCTCCGATTCCTCTCTCTTCCAGCGCATCCGCGAAACCGCCGATCGCGACGTCTCTCACCGGAAAATCTTCGTCCACGGCCTCGGTTGGGACACTACTCGCGAAACCTTGCTGGCGGCGTTTGAACCCTATGGCCAAATTGAGGACTGCAATGTCGTCACGGATCGGAATACTGGAAAGGCCAAGGGCTATGGATTCGTTCTCTTCAAGACGCGCCAAGGTGCTGTCAAGGCGCTGAAGCAGCCGGGGAAGAAGATTAATAACCGTATGACGCAGAGCCAGCTCGCGTCGATGGGTCCGTCGCCTCCGCCGCAGAGCCAGGACACCGTCGGCCGGAAGATCTACGTGAGTAATGTTCAGGCCGATGTGGATCCTGAGAGATTGCGGTCGTTCTTTGCGAAGTTCGGGGAGATCGAGACCGGACCAATCGGGTTCGATACGCAGACTGGGAAGTCGAGGGGGTTTGCGCTTTTTGTGTATAAGAATCAGGAAAGCGCAAGGAAGGCTCTAGAAGATCCGTACAGGATATTTGAGGGGCATCAATTGCATTGCCAGAAGGCAACGGAGGGGAAGAACAAGGTCCCGGCACAACCGCAACCACAGCTGGCAGCGGTTGCTGCGACGCAGAATTTCATGTTAAGCCAGCATCCAACTCTCAATACGTTGTACAGTGGGTTGCTCGCCCATCCGAATGCAAGTATGATTGGGGCGGCAGCGGTTAATCCGGCGGTAGCAGGAGCTATGAACCCGGGCGTGATTTCGTCGAGCCAAGTTGGTTCGGTCATTGGTAGTGTGGAAGGTTTAGGAGGGTATGGGACGCATGGGGTGGCTGGTTTTGGGGGGACTCCTTCAGTGCTCGGCCCTCCAAGTCTCGGTCTGCAGCATGCCTACCCAAGTACACAGCTCGGGCAATCTTCGGTGGGTAGGGTTCAAGGGACTGGTGTTGGGACTTTCGGTGGTTACCCGTCGTATATGTG